The window CGAGCCGTCTTCGGCGCTGACCAAGCCCTGGGACAGACCCAGATCGTCCAGAATTTTTTGCTCGGCGCTGAGTGCGCTCTGGTTTTGGACGTCGGGGTTATTGGAGGAGACGCGGGTTTCGGAGCAGAGGGCAGCGAGTTGCTTCTGGTCAAACCGCGCCTGATCTCCATTGAGATATCGATGAACAGAGTTGATGACCTGCAACAGGCCGTAGACGATACGGGCCTCGCCGCCCCCCCCAAACGCCGCCCCCGTACTGGGCGGCTTGGCCTCACCGATTTCGGTGAACGGCGTGCCGACACCGGACACGTAGTGGCGGAAAAATCCATCGTCAGGCGAATTCCGATAAGCCTCCCACAAACGCGCGACGTTTGTGTTGGTGTCTCTTTGGCTATAGAAGGTCTTATTGTTGCCGGTGCCATCAAAGAACAGCCCGATGTTCAGGGTGACCTCGCATTCATGGGCGGCCGTCGAAGGCAGAGGGCGCGGGCAGCTCACCGAAGCCGGCTGGAGCACTGTCTTGAATTCGCTCATGGCGTGGCTCCGCCGGGTTGTTTGCCTGTTATGGCGGGTTGCGGCTTTTCATCCGGCAACGGTGAGTAGGCTGGGGCCGGGCGGCGTGGGAATTTAGGGCCGGGATACTTAGAGCCCTCCGGATACCCAGGCGTTACCCACAGCTCGACGTGGTGTCCCGGCAAGAAATGCACGAACAGTCCTGCGCTATCCCCGGGCGGTACCGCGAAATTGACGGGAACGGTTTCCTCGTGCTGACGAGCCTCACCTACATTGCTTCGATTCGTCGTCCAAGTTACCTTCACCATCACAGGCTTGGTGATCTTGCGCGGCAGCAGCATGCAGCACATTCCGCCGCCGCCGCCGCCCCAGCCCATGGCGTTGCCGCCCCAATGCCCGTCGAGATAGAACTCGGGTATCCCGATCATCGAACCGTAGTGGCCGACAGCAGAGATGCTAATGCCGATCTTGTCCTTGTCCGGCACCAGATCCTCGGAGCCGGTGCTGCAGGCCGTGGCCAGCACCACGGCTGCAACCGCCAGTAGCGCGCGGCGCGCCAGGTCACGAAATTTCCGCATGCGAAGTGTCGTAGCGCGCTTGAAATCCGTCTTGATTGCATTTGTCATTTCAGTTTCCCATCACGCTAAAGCGAGACCCGCGTCGCATGAAACAGCGCGCCCGAATACCGGGATACCGTGGAACTGGCTTTGCCAGTCCGCTGGTATCGCCGCCTGCAAGGGGGAAGCGCCGTAGGCGCATCGGGGGTGTTTCATCCCTAGAGTGCTTCATTTTTGTGTTTGCCTTTCGACCGCTTATGTCACGCTCGCTGCTGCGGCCAGGAGCTCCTGCTGCACCCGGCCTGCGTCTTTGAGCCAGTCCCGTTCGCTCGCGAACACCCGGCGTGCAAACACCAGCAAGGCTCCGCGATCGGTGCTACCGCTTTGCTGCCAGCGCTCGATGCAGTAGCGCGCGACCTCGTAGTGCCACTTCACATCGGCGAGCGCCACGTCTTCCGGTGAACGGGCAAGTTGCGCCAGCAAGGCATCGGGTTCGCCCGCCTGAATGAGCAGGTCGATTTGGGCGTCGCTGAGTTGGAGGGTTTCTGACGCCCCTGTGCGCTCAAGCCGGCTTTCGTAGAGAGGGATGACTCTGCGCAGGCCGGCTCGGTCATGGATTTTCCAATCCACCATCGGGGCCGTCAGGGCGTCCCACTGGGCAGGGGTCAGTACGCCGGGCAAGTAGGCCATGACGCGACTATCCGCGATGCGCAGGCCGTAGGGCTGTCCTGTGTCGTCACCGAAGTAGACGAAG of the Rhodoferax koreense genome contains:
- a CDS encoding DUF3304 domain-containing protein; translation: MTNAIKTDFKRATTLRMRKFRDLARRALLAVAAVVLATACSTGSEDLVPDKDKIGISISAVGHYGSMIGIPEFYLDGHWGGNAMGWGGGGGGMCCMLLPRKITKPVMVKVTWTTNRSNVGEARQHEETVPVNFAVPPGDSAGLFVHFLPGHHVELWVTPGYPEGSKYPGPKFPRRPAPAYSPLPDEKPQPAITGKQPGGATP
- a CDS encoding DUF4123 domain-containing protein, whose translation is METFILMDGAMVYEAISASRVFAELNATWFATLMPSEDLRLAGPILIFQTQALALKSQTVETEIRRLVNGFPHRLHFVLIESEHSLDSLADHLRSFVYFGDDTGQPYGLRIADSRVMAYLPGVLTPAQWDALTAPMVDWKIHDRAGLRRVIPLYESRLERTGASETLQLSDAQIDLLIQAGEPDALLAQLARSPEDVALADVKWHYEVARYCIERWQQSGSTDRGALLVFARRVFASERDWLKDAGRVQQELLAAAASVT